From Arcobacter arenosus, one genomic window encodes:
- a CDS encoding HD domain-containing phosphohydrolase: MNYINILGASGTKTQSSGTTSFQIYKNIIIDAGNVIKPLGEEVLNINHIFITHTHSDHIIDLPFIIESFFEERKEPLTIYGSSQTIEALKKHTFNDQIWPDFSKIKLINSEEFSLKYQVITENETIKIDSYNITSVKANHIDGAFGYIVLKDDSDSYFISGDTYTNPLIWETINTNKKIKSLIIECSFPNKFESLAQDSKHLTPKLLKDIISKINRNDIQIFIYHLKQSYKKQLVEEIEDLNILSNGGKILEDGDVIHLETGKTQSKNISHDKFDRIMEINNQLSSQVDKDKLFEMILSLTRDLTNCEAGTLYIVTKDRKSLEFKVIQNDPLNIKIGEKEKPVSWNSLPIYLDDGKENRQMVSVVSALEKRIINIPDVYNCKDYDFEGTKKFDNSSGYRSKSMLVIPLVNHEEDVIGVLQLINKTNFSHDDIIPFNKEDEDILKALASQAAMALTNSFLINSLEEFLNSFVTTIAHAIDAKSKHTSKHIDKVAKIANLIAKSIDKDKTIYKDITYNENDLKEIELAAYMHDVGKISMPEYIIDKATKLEAFIDRIDVIQQRFEIVKRDLEISLLKKEISQESYNNSLIQIKDDMDFLKEVNIGSEFMDEEKIDRILAISKYSYILDGEKIDFLSKNEIENLSIRKGTLTNQEKEIMNSHANLSFQMLSSLPFPKKYSNVLNIAANHHEKLNGKGYPRGLGEKDLSLEDRIMILADIFEALTASDRPYKEGKKLSEVYKILSFMVKDNEIDGNLLEFFFQSDAFKKYIHEELKPSQID, translated from the coding sequence TTGAATTATATAAATATACTTGGTGCAAGTGGAACAAAAACACAATCCTCAGGAACAACTTCATTTCAAATTTATAAAAATATTATAATTGATGCAGGAAATGTAATAAAACCTTTAGGGGAAGAGGTTTTAAATATAAACCATATATTTATAACACATACCCACTCGGACCATATTATTGATTTACCTTTTATTATTGAAAGTTTTTTTGAAGAAAGAAAAGAACCATTGACAATATATGGTTCAAGTCAAACAATAGAAGCTTTAAAAAAACACACATTTAATGATCAGATATGGCCCGATTTTTCAAAAATAAAACTTATAAATTCTGAAGAATTTTCTTTAAAATATCAAGTTATAACAGAAAATGAAACTATAAAAATTGATTCCTATAATATAACTTCTGTAAAGGCAAATCATATAGATGGAGCTTTTGGATATATTGTATTAAAAGATGATTCAGATTCATATTTTATTAGTGGTGACACATATACAAACCCTTTAATATGGGAAACAATAAATACAAATAAAAAAATAAAATCATTAATAATAGAATGTTCTTTCCCAAATAAATTTGAAAGTTTAGCGCAAGATAGTAAACATTTAACCCCAAAACTTTTAAAAGATATAATTTCAAAAATTAATAGAAATGATATTCAAATATTTATATATCATTTAAAACAATCCTATAAAAAACAATTAGTTGAAGAGATTGAAGATTTAAATATTTTATCAAATGGCGGGAAAATATTAGAAGATGGTGATGTTATTCATCTAGAAACAGGAAAAACACAATCTAAAAATATAAGCCATGATAAGTTTGATAGAATAATGGAAATCAACAATCAGCTGTCATCACAAGTTGATAAAGACAAGCTATTTGAAATGATATTGTCATTAACAAGAGATTTGACCAATTGTGAAGCTGGTACTTTATATATTGTTACAAAAGATAGAAAAAGCCTAGAGTTTAAAGTTATTCAAAATGACCCTTTAAATATAAAAATAGGAGAAAAAGAAAAACCTGTTTCATGGAACTCTTTACCAATTTATTTAGATGATGGAAAAGAAAATAGACAAATGGTTTCTGTTGTATCTGCATTAGAAAAAAGAATTATTAATATTCCTGATGTATACAACTGTAAAGATTATGATTTTGAAGGAACAAAAAAGTTTGATAATTCTTCAGGATATAGATCAAAATCAATGTTAGTAATCCCTTTAGTTAATCATGAAGAAGATGTTATTGGAGTATTACAACTAATAAATAAAACTAACTTTTCACATGATGATATTATCCCTTTTAATAAAGAAGATGAAGATATATTAAAAGCATTAGCTTCTCAAGCTGCTATGGCTTTAACAAATTCATTTTTAATAAATAGTTTAGAAGAGTTTTTAAATTCATTTGTAACAACAATTGCTCACGCAATTGACGCAAAATCAAAACATACAAGTAAACATATTGATAAAGTTGCAAAAATTGCTAATTTGATTGCTAAATCAATAGATAAAGATAAAACTATTTATAAAGACATTACCTATAATGAAAATGATTTAAAAGAGATAGAACTTGCAGCTTATATGCATGATGTTGGTAAAATATCTATGCCTGAATATATAATTGACAAAGCAACTAAATTAGAAGCATTTATAGATAGAATTGATGTTATTCAACAAAGATTTGAAATAGTAAAAAGAGATTTAGAAATATCATTATTAAAAAAAGAGATTTCACAAGAATCATATAATAATTCATTAATTCAAATCAAAGATGATATGGATTTTTTAAAAGAAGTCAATATAGGTTCTGAGTTTATGGATGAAGAAAAGATTGATAGAATTTTAGCAATCTCAAAATACTCATATATCCTTGATGGAGAAAAAATAGATTTTCTAAGTAAAAATGAGATTGAGAATTTATCAATAAGAAAAGGAACATTAACAAACCAAGAAAAAGAGATAATGAATTCCCATGCTAATTTGTCATTTCAGATGTTATCATCATTACCTTTCCCTAAAAAATACAGTAATGTTCTTAATATTGCTGCAAACCATCATGAAAAACTAAATGGAAAAGGTTATCCAAGAGGATTAGGAGAAAAAGACTTAAGCCTTGAAGATAGAATTATGATACTTGCAGATATATTTGAAGCATTAACAGCAAGTGATAGACCATACAAAGAAGGTAAAAAACTATCAGAAGTATATAAAATCCTCTCATTTATGGTTAAAGACAATGAAATAGATGGAAATCTTTTAGAGTTTTTCTTTCAAAGTGACGCCTTTAAAAAATATATACATGAAGAATTAAAACCATCTCAAATTGACTAG
- a CDS encoding CHASE2 domain-containing protein, whose translation MNKKNLLKKFMIFLGLGIILSFIISTIYINFTKLPNSIDNRLRDYFFTLRGEIPHEDNIVIINIDEASLKEVGQWPWSRPKVSQLLKNLTNMDIGLIAFDMVFAEPDKSSPHKVFKKYGISRENTPNYDLILGNTVANTPTILGYVFEFTENKYIDKKAPQIPAIFIEKNKKLGDDFLLKAKGAILNVPEIQNKAYTSGFFNNIPDESGVIRSVPLIISYEDMIYPSLSLEVIRLISKTKKVIVNYDENGIVNIKLNNLTIPTDRYGRLLINFRGKSKSFKYYSAKDILNGSIQKKELEGKIALIGTTAVGLLDLRATPFESVYPGVEVHANAIDNILVGDFLAKESWVDGANIWIIFLLTILTVLLITYLPFWLNPIITLFLLGGTVFVLYNLLFTYGLVLNIFFPLFSIVIAAIVVTLFDYFYEIKKEEAIKKKFASKVSKSVMENLLKDIDNNEFQAEEKEVTVFFSDIRNFTNISEQMDNANELITYLNEYMEPMSNIITEYEGTIDKYIGDSIMAYWNAPAEVSNHADKAVTASLKQIKQLIPLNRKLKRENKPPIDMGIGINTGKAIVGEMGSKGRSDYTVIGDAINLGARLESLCIFYDSKLNISNFTKEQLKNDYTFRFLDLVKVKGKKKPVEIWQVIDLGEPEEELKKELELYHEAINLYRNSNFKEALEIFENLENYDKKTNKKIYQIYINRCKEFILSPPTNFNGIYEHHSKI comes from the coding sequence ATGAATAAAAAAAATCTATTAAAAAAATTTATGATTTTTCTAGGTTTAGGAATTATCCTAAGCTTTATAATTTCTACAATATATATTAATTTTACTAAACTTCCAAATTCTATAGATAATAGACTAAGAGATTATTTTTTTACCCTAAGAGGAGAAATACCCCATGAAGATAATATTGTAATCATTAATATTGATGAAGCATCTTTAAAAGAGGTAGGACAATGGCCTTGGTCTAGACCTAAAGTATCCCAATTATTAAAAAACCTTACAAATATGGATATAGGATTAATTGCTTTTGATATGGTTTTTGCTGAACCTGATAAAAGTTCACCCCATAAAGTATTTAAAAAATATGGCATATCTAGAGAAAACACCCCTAACTATGATTTAATTTTAGGAAATACTGTTGCAAATACACCTACAATATTAGGTTATGTATTTGAATTTACAGAAAATAAATATATAGATAAAAAGGCTCCCCAAATTCCTGCAATTTTTATTGAAAAGAATAAAAAACTAGGCGATGACTTTTTATTAAAAGCAAAAGGGGCAATATTAAATGTGCCAGAGATTCAAAACAAAGCATATACAAGTGGGTTTTTTAATAACATACCTGATGAATCAGGAGTAATAAGAAGTGTTCCACTTATAATATCTTATGAAGATATGATATACCCATCTTTATCTTTAGAAGTTATTCGTTTAATTTCAAAAACTAAAAAAGTAATTGTCAATTATGATGAAAATGGGATAGTTAATATAAAATTAAATAATTTAACAATTCCTACAGACAGATATGGAAGACTTTTAATAAATTTTAGAGGAAAATCAAAAAGCTTTAAATATTATTCCGCAAAAGATATTTTAAATGGTTCAATTCAGAAGAAAGAACTAGAAGGAAAAATTGCATTAATTGGAACTACGGCAGTTGGATTACTAGACCTTAGAGCAACACCTTTTGAATCAGTTTATCCAGGGGTAGAAGTTCATGCTAATGCTATTGATAATATTTTGGTTGGTGATTTCTTAGCAAAAGAGTCATGGGTTGATGGTGCTAATATCTGGATTATATTTTTATTAACAATTTTAACTGTTTTATTAATAACATATTTACCATTTTGGTTAAATCCGATTATAACTCTTTTTTTATTAGGAGGAACTGTTTTTGTTCTTTATAATCTATTATTTACTTATGGTTTAGTTTTAAATATATTTTTCCCTCTTTTTTCAATTGTTATAGCAGCCATAGTTGTTACACTGTTTGATTACTTTTATGAAATAAAAAAAGAAGAAGCCATAAAGAAAAAATTTGCTTCAAAAGTTTCAAAGTCAGTTATGGAAAACCTTTTAAAAGATATTGATAATAATGAGTTTCAAGCAGAAGAAAAAGAAGTAACAGTTTTTTTTAGTGATATTAGAAATTTTACAAATATCTCAGAACAAATGGATAATGCAAATGAACTTATTACATATCTGAATGAATATATGGAGCCAATGAGTAATATCATTACAGAATATGAAGGAACAATAGATAAATATATTGGTGATTCAATAATGGCCTATTGGAATGCTCCTGCAGAAGTATCAAATCATGCAGATAAAGCTGTAACTGCTTCCCTTAAACAAATAAAACAACTTATCCCACTAAATAGAAAACTTAAAAGAGAAAATAAGCCTCCTATTGATATGGGTATAGGTATTAATACAGGAAAAGCAATTGTAGGGGAAATGGGTAGTAAAGGTAGAAGTGATTATACAGTAATTGGAGATGCTATTAATCTTGGAGCAAGATTAGAATCACTATGTATATTTTATGATTCTAAACTTAATATTTCAAATTTTACAAAAGAGCAACTAAAAAACGATTATACTTTTAGATTTCTTGACTTAGTAAAAGTTAAAGGGAAGAAAAAGCCTGTAGAGATATGGCAAGTAATTGATTTGGGAGAACCAGAAGAAGAACTAAAAAAAGAGTTAGAACTTTATCATGAAGCAATTAATCTTTACAGAAACTCAAACTTTAAAGAAGCATTAGAGATTTTTGAAAATTTAGAAAACTATGATAAAAAAACGAATAAAAAAATATATCAAATTTATATTAATAGATGCAAAGAATTTATACTTTCACCACCAACTAACTTTAATGGTATATACGAACATCATTCGAAAATCTAA
- a CDS encoding tetratricopeptide repeat protein, with amino-acid sequence MKEKLLLFFLLTTLVYAENYTLYLTSTNSLQSAKEHYENIKFHIPDSFETIIHQRDDKSYTLLIRDIETLEKAKRIQKLLYLTNNYQNSYIKVFDKKPNYNVIQVKNEKIKNEEPYKQNLEQSNKYITAVTMYNTEQFVKSYELFNKLFLENNYNLNVNYFLAKSAFKIKKYNEAMAAYERVLIINPDFNQARYDYARILYKLKQKKEAKIEFNKLLSSNINPEIKTQITEYLKILNNKMRGSANIIVGLSRSTNINNGLLSPEYRLPGLNDILVKGEDPISDSAHSEMLDLNFYNYFKDDTFRLKNSFLVYNKNYFNETDENITLLSYKPTLSYLDKDYLYALGFGIERIIKSGEDFNSYFISPQITNKDFFINLKYQKVQYISDVNKEKDFHKIQLFGKINLFKNMNYYTNLYKNIRDKNIRTDIDKYTIGNGLNLFYNINKNNKINLKYQLNYSKYKYENNFFESKREDKQHLVELSLSHALNKDNFINISTSYLKNNSNQDAYVYDEKAIKLNYLKAIQW; translated from the coding sequence ATGAAAGAAAAACTTTTATTATTTTTTTTATTAACAACTTTAGTTTATGCAGAAAATTATACCCTGTATCTTACTTCAACAAATTCTTTACAATCAGCAAAAGAACATTATGAGAATATTAAATTTCATATTCCTGATTCTTTTGAAACAATAATTCATCAAAGAGACGATAAAAGTTATACCCTATTAATAAGAGATATAGAAACTTTAGAAAAAGCAAAAAGAATTCAAAAACTTCTTTATTTAACAAATAATTATCAAAACAGCTATATAAAAGTTTTTGATAAAAAACCTAACTATAATGTAATTCAAGTAAAAAATGAAAAAATAAAAAATGAAGAACCATATAAGCAAAATCTTGAACAATCTAATAAATATATTACAGCAGTAACTATGTACAATACAGAGCAATTTGTAAAATCTTATGAACTTTTTAATAAGCTTTTTTTGGAAAATAATTACAATCTAAATGTAAACTATTTTTTAGCAAAAAGTGCTTTCAAAATAAAAAAGTATAATGAAGCTATGGCTGCATACGAAAGGGTTTTAATAATAAACCCTGATTTCAATCAAGCAAGATATGACTATGCTAGAATATTATATAAATTAAAACAAAAAAAAGAAGCTAAAATTGAATTTAATAAACTTCTTTCTTCTAATATAAACCCCGAGATTAAAACCCAAATAACAGAGTACTTAAAAATTTTAAATAATAAAATGAGAGGTAGTGCAAATATTATAGTAGGTTTAAGTAGAAGTACAAATATAAATAATGGTCTTTTATCTCCTGAATATAGACTACCTGGACTAAATGATATATTAGTTAAAGGTGAGGATCCAATTTCAGATAGTGCACATAGTGAAATGTTAGATTTAAACTTTTATAATTATTTTAAAGATGATACCTTTAGATTAAAAAACTCATTTTTAGTTTATAACAAAAACTACTTTAATGAAACAGATGAAAATATAACTTTACTATCTTATAAACCCACTTTATCTTATTTAGACAAAGATTATCTATATGCATTAGGTTTTGGTATAGAAAGGATAATTAAATCAGGGGAAGATTTTAATTCTTATTTTATTAGCCCTCAAATTACAAATAAAGACTTCTTTATAAATTTAAAATACCAAAAAGTGCAATATATTAGTGATGTAAACAAAGAAAAAGACTTTCATAAAATTCAATTATTTGGAAAAATTAATTTATTTAAAAATATGAATTATTATACAAATCTATATAAAAATATAAGAGATAAAAATATAAGAACTGATATAGATAAATATACAATTGGAAATGGTTTAAATCTTTTTTATAATATTAATAAAAATAATAAAATTAATCTAAAATATCAACTCAATTATAGTAAGTATAAATATGAAAATAATTTCTTTGAATCTAAAAGAGAAGATAAACAACACTTAGTTGAGTTATCTTTAAGTCATGCATTAAATAAAGATAATTTTATAAATATAAGTACTTCATATTTAAAAAATAACTCAAACCAAGATGCCTATGTTTATGATGAAAAGGCAATTAAGTTAAATTATCTTAAAGCTATACAGTGGTAA
- a CDS encoding FecR family protein: protein MNTFSIKIIFLTLLLFSTSVFANVAKVVALVGDATITREGKTIDLTKESILLKHDEIKTSNNTKVQLLFKDNTIISIGNNSTFQIYNYLYDEENNKFEAKFNMFKGTFKTITGKIGKKAPENFLLKTKTASIGIRGTQIVISIEDNQEKIFCTEGRIFVQKNNSNLSTSINAGEFISVNQNTNKLEVKTIKPSDIKNINKSISIKSNLAVDNITIKEDRPEKAEKAEKAEKAEKAESTKSTKSTKSTKSTESAESAESAIENTIDDDLSELTPESYFENNNSTATYKGDFNNYGFNNGQQYLKNVNNKKVEIPDDTTIQMDIDFGKTNNQISNGEIKINDVGDSTSRTLTFDGDINTSKSTFDLSPTGTTKGSGGSGKIYGSEADLIKGEVNMSSSDNIQIKGNFDAEKQ, encoded by the coding sequence ATGAATACTTTTTCTATTAAAATAATTTTTTTAACCCTATTGCTCTTTTCAACATCTGTATTTGCAAATGTTGCAAAAGTTGTTGCTCTTGTAGGTGATGCTACAATAACTCGAGAGGGAAAAACAATTGATCTTACAAAAGAATCTATACTTTTAAAACATGATGAAATAAAGACATCAAACAATACAAAAGTACAATTATTATTTAAAGATAATACAATTATCTCTATTGGGAACAACTCAACATTTCAAATATATAATTATCTATATGATGAAGAAAACAATAAATTTGAAGCAAAATTTAATATGTTTAAAGGGACATTTAAAACAATCACTGGAAAGATTGGGAAAAAAGCTCCTGAAAATTTTCTTCTGAAAACAAAAACTGCTTCTATTGGAATTAGAGGTACACAAATAGTAATAAGTATAGAGGATAATCAAGAAAAGATTTTTTGTACAGAAGGTAGAATATTTGTTCAAAAAAACAATTCAAACTTAAGTACATCTATAAATGCTGGAGAATTTATTTCAGTTAACCAAAATACAAATAAACTTGAAGTAAAAACTATAAAACCAAGTGATATTAAAAATATAAATAAAAGTATATCAATTAAAAGTAATCTGGCTGTAGATAATATTACAATAAAAGAAGATAGGCCTGAAAAAGCAGAAAAAGCAGAAAAAGCAGAAAAAGCAGAAAAAGCAGAATCAACAAAATCAACAAAATCAACAAAATCAACAAAATCAACAGAATCAGCAGAATCAGCAGAATCAGCCATTGAGAATACTATAGATGATGACTTATCTGAACTAACTCCCGAATCATATTTTGAAAACAATAATTCAACTGCAACATACAAAGGGGATTTTAATAATTATGGTTTTAATAACGGACAGCAATATCTAAAAAATGTTAATAATAAAAAAGTTGAAATTCCTGATGATACAACTATTCAGATGGATATTGATTTTGGAAAAACTAATAATCAAATATCAAATGGTGAAATTAAAATTAATGATGTAGGAGACAGTACTTCTAGAACATTAACCTTTGATGGTGACATTAATACTTCAAAATCAACTTTTGATTTATCACCAACAGGAACTACAAAAGGAAGTGGAGGCTCTGGTAAAATCTATGGAAGTGAAGCAGACTTAATTAAAGGTGAAGTTAATATGAGTTCATCTGATAATATCCAAATCAAAGGTAACTTCGACGCCGAAAAACAGTAA
- the abc-f gene encoding ribosomal protection-like ABC-F family protein — protein MALIDLQNISKQYDIKVILKDANFTLTQGQRIAVIGQNGQGKSTLFKIIMGQTEPDYGEISIDKSLKIEMLDQQPKFEANLKVRDAIEAQLTELKAAKKEYEEITVKVATDYENQELLRRQSELATFIDFHNAWDLDNTIERVLKEFKLKEYEDKDVNLLSGGEQRRVSLAGLLLKKPDVLLLDEPTNHLDVYMVEFLESLLLKNNFTLLFISHDRYFIDNIATSIVEVEGGNLKKFNGGYSSYLEQKAQMLENMQKDHENLLRLVKREAHWMQRGVTARRKRNERRKAEYFDLKKKAKSNPAAIRKMSLELQREQKAFNSEEKQQNKRKMLYELDNIKKSLGDKELINDFTTRILQKDTIAIVGPNGSGKSTLLKIFMEKLKVDSGRFKKGDFNIGYFDQQREMLNDDKNLMETFCPNGGDRVILDDGRNMHVYGYLKNFLFPREYLDKKIGVLSGGEKNRVALALLFTKKVDCLILDEPTNDLDIPTINILEEYLQNFQGALIFVSHDRYFVDKIAKKLFVFKGNGIVEESFQAYTEYLEIEKELRDLDDLEKESLKSENNTKQINTPKKQNKLSYKDQREYDSLPKEIEELEEKIEEINQCLSNPECYEQRGIVAVSKELEETEAIYEIKVERFLELEELVESFNSK, from the coding sequence ATGGCACTAATAGACTTACAAAACATTTCAAAACAATATGATATAAAAGTCATTTTAAAAGATGCAAATTTTACTCTAACGCAAGGTCAAAGAATTGCAGTTATAGGACAAAATGGTCAAGGTAAATCTACACTCTTTAAGATAATTATGGGACAAACAGAACCAGACTACGGTGAAATCTCAATTGATAAATCTTTGAAAATTGAAATGCTTGACCAACAACCAAAATTCGAAGCAAACCTAAAAGTTAGAGATGCAATTGAAGCACAACTTACAGAATTAAAAGCAGCAAAAAAAGAGTATGAAGAGATTACAGTAAAAGTTGCTACAGATTATGAAAATCAAGAATTATTAAGAAGACAAAGTGAACTTGCAACATTTATTGATTTTCACAATGCCTGGGATTTAGATAACACTATTGAACGAGTTTTAAAAGAGTTTAAACTAAAAGAGTATGAAGATAAAGATGTAAATCTTTTAAGTGGGGGAGAACAAAGAAGAGTTAGTCTTGCTGGATTATTATTAAAAAAACCTGATGTTTTACTTCTTGATGAGCCTACAAACCACCTTGATGTTTATATGGTTGAGTTTTTAGAAAGTTTACTTCTAAAAAACAACTTTACTTTACTTTTTATCTCTCACGATAGATATTTCATTGATAATATTGCTACTTCAATTGTAGAAGTTGAAGGGGGAAATCTTAAAAAGTTTAATGGTGGTTATTCTTCTTATTTAGAGCAAAAAGCACAAATGCTTGAAAATATGCAAAAAGACCATGAAAATCTTTTAAGACTTGTGAAAAGAGAAGCTCACTGGATGCAACGTGGTGTTACAGCTAGAAGAAAAAGAAACGAAAGAAGAAAAGCAGAATATTTTGATTTAAAGAAAAAGGCCAAATCAAATCCAGCAGCTATTAGAAAAATGTCTTTAGAACTTCAAAGGGAACAAAAAGCATTTAATAGTGAAGAGAAACAACAAAATAAAAGAAAAATGCTTTATGAATTAGACAATATCAAAAAGTCTTTAGGTGATAAAGAATTAATAAACGACTTCACAACAAGAATCTTACAAAAAGACACAATAGCAATAGTAGGTCCAAATGGAAGTGGAAAATCAACTCTACTTAAAATCTTTATGGAAAAACTAAAAGTTGATTCCGGAAGATTTAAAAAAGGTGATTTTAACATTGGTTACTTTGACCAACAAAGAGAAATGTTAAATGATGACAAAAATCTAATGGAAACTTTCTGTCCAAATGGTGGAGATAGAGTTATTTTAGATGATGGCCGAAATATGCATGTTTACGGATACTTGAAAAACTTTTTATTCCCTAGAGAATACCTTGACAAAAAAATTGGTGTATTAAGTGGTGGAGAGAAAAATAGAGTTGCCCTTGCCCTACTTTTTACTAAAAAAGTTGATTGCTTAATTCTAGATGAGCCTACAAATGATTTGGATATTCCGACAATTAATATCTTGGAAGAATACTTGCAAAACTTCCAAGGGGCTTTAATATTTGTATCTCACGATAGATATTTTGTAGATAAAATTGCAAAAAAACTTTTTGTTTTCAAAGGGAATGGTATTGTTGAAGAGAGTTTCCAAGCTTATACAGAATACTTAGAGATTGAAAAAGAGTTAAGAGATTTAGATGATTTAGAAAAAGAATCATTAAAAAGTGAAAATAATACTAAGCAAATAAATACTCCTAAAAAACAAAACAAACTTTCATATAAAGACCAAAGGGAATATGATAGTTTACCTAAAGAGATTGAAGAACTTGAAGAAAAAATTGAAGAGATAAATCAATGTCTTTCGAATCCTGAATGTTATGAACAAAGAGGAATAGTAGCAGTTTCTAAAGAACTTGAAGAGACTGAAGCTATTTATGAAATAAAGGTTGAAAGATTTTTAGAATTAGAAGAACTAGTTGAAAGCTTTAATTCCAAATAA
- a CDS encoding GatB/YqeY domain-containing protein, which produces MSLKQILKDDLKTAMREKNIVKRDSIRAINTMIKQIEVDERRELDDSEVLKLIQKGIKQREEAVVQYKDASRDDLVQKEQEQIDVFKEYMPKQLTDEELETGMKELIAELGATSMKDMGKIMGQASKKFAGVADGKRINEMTKKLLG; this is translated from the coding sequence ATGAGTTTAAAACAAATATTAAAAGATGATTTAAAAACAGCAATGAGAGAGAAAAACATTGTAAAAAGAGACTCAATTAGAGCGATTAATACAATGATAAAACAAATTGAAGTTGATGAAAGAAGAGAACTAGATGATTCAGAAGTTTTAAAACTTATACAAAAGGGAATAAAACAAAGAGAAGAAGCTGTAGTTCAATATAAAGATGCATCTAGAGATGATTTAGTTCAAAAAGAACAAGAACAAATTGATGTTTTCAAAGAATATATGCCAAAACAGTTAACTGATGAAGAACTTGAAACAGGGATGAAAGAACTTATTGCAGAACTTGGTGCAACATCAATGAAAGATATGGGTAAAATCATGGGACAAGCAAGCAAAAAATTTGCAGGTGTTGCCGATGGTAAAAGAATAAATGAGATGACAAAAAAACTTTTAGGTTAA
- a CDS encoding GGDEF domain-containing protein: MDTNKVNEIVKETIISLHKKNIPATPNEYHKEFCKISHVYNFTVEECEQFKKLVKKLSKNEQLEIESKNITTIEDMIPILLNRVSKENINNLALLFNNSLKPSISIDVDKDLERFTIKIGDSPALIFEDDIQKEMQDFITKRFEADKNIVKQKTSEIAKLLTLMGQYFSDAIHSSDKGSNEVSNIKSKIESIDMKDGMKSLSDLQNQLIDAAKSIENEMSNVGEKLNSGKSKVETLEQKVKKLEQELEKTKKESLIDHLTGVLSRGAYENSVKKIENTFMRNNTQYAIVFFDLDHFKKVNDTYGHDAGDIILSTFAKVLSKNTRELDIVGRYGGEEFVAIIHFNLKRELLKYLKRIKSIIKDNDFIYKNQKIHLTFSAGVAIRNNHNSYDSTIQKADMLLYEAKETGRDKIILEDGTII, from the coding sequence ATGGATACTAATAAAGTAAATGAGATTGTAAAAGAGACTATAATAAGTCTTCATAAAAAGAATATTCCAGCAACACCAAATGAATATCATAAAGAGTTTTGTAAAATCTCTCATGTATATAATTTTACGGTTGAAGAGTGTGAACAATTTAAAAAACTTGTTAAAAAATTAAGCAAAAATGAACAATTAGAGATAGAATCAAAAAATATTACTACTATTGAAGATATGATTCCAATATTATTAAATAGAGTCTCTAAAGAAAATATTAACAACCTTGCACTTCTTTTTAACAACTCTTTAAAGCCCTCAATTAGTATTGATGTAGACAAAGATTTAGAAAGATTCACTATAAAAATTGGTGATTCACCTGCACTTATATTTGAAGATGATATTCAAAAAGAGATGCAAGACTTTATTACAAAGAGATTTGAAGCTGATAAAAATATTGTTAAACAAAAAACCTCAGAAATTGCAAAACTTTTAACTTTGATGGGACAATATTTTAGTGATGCTATTCATAGTAGTGATAAAGGCTCAAATGAAGTATCAAATATCAAATCAAAAATTGAATCAATTGATATGAAAGATGGGATGAAAAGTCTTAGTGATTTACAAAATCAATTAATTGATGCAGCTAAATCTATTGAAAATGAGATGTCAAATGTTGGAGAAAAATTAAACTCAGGTAAATCAAAAGTTGAAACTTTAGAACAAAAAGTAAAAAAACTAGAACAAGAATTAGAAAAAACAAAAAAAGAGAGTTTAATAGACCATTTGACAGGAGTTTTAAGTAGAGGTGCCTACGAAAATTCTGTTAAAAAGATAGAAAATACATTTATGAGAAACAATACCCAATATGCTATTGTTTTCTTTGATTTAGATCACTTTAAAAAAGTTAATGACACATATGGACATGATGCTGGAGATATAATTTTATCTACCTTTGCAAAAGTTTTGAGTAAAAACACTAGAGAACTTGATATTGTAGGAAGATATGGTGGAGAAGAGTTTGTTGCTATTATCCATTTTAATCTAAAAAGAGAACTTTTAAAGTATCTAAAAAGAATCAAATCAATCATAAAAGACAATGATTTTATATATAAAAATCAAAAAATACATTTAACTTTTTCTGCTGGTGTTGCAATTAGAAATAATCATAATAGCTATGACAGTACTATTCAAAAAGCTGATATGTTATTGTATGAAGCAAAAGAAACAGGTAGAGATAAGATTATACTGGAGGATGGTACTATAATTTAA